ctttaattttgaacGAAACcaccatgggttgataaatgtgatttccattgataatttttgtATGATTTTGTTGTACGCACagtcaactatgtaaagaacaatgtATTTAATAAGGGTGTcctatttttgtgttcccttttttgagcagtgtagcTTAACTGAATTCACACACGTGCATGTGTTTTCTCACCAGTTTCTCTCGTAGTTTCAGAATAAGGTCAACAATCTCTACCTCTGACTTGTCTCTAGTCCAGGATAGCAGGTCCTGAaacacacaatatataaatataattttttttgttttgtctttttctctagTATATCTAGTATTTGTATTAACATTATACAACTTCAAATGAGAACAGACTTATGTACAATATAGACATACAGAGGTTTCCTAATACAAAGAGCAGTTAACTTAATCTGCCAGCTTCCTTATTCTTGACAAAGGTTGAGAAAAATTTGTCATGTTATAGAGAATATCTTAATATTCCCCTTCATAGTGTAGTAAACACGTGAGGGTCAAAATCAGTCTGTCCCAATCGGAGTGCTGGGGGCTTGGTCATGAGGCGCTGGAGAGTTTGGAAATGGGCAAACATAAGCAGGCACAGGGATAATACAATAGGTGATATCCGGGATATCCGGACACACAAACTGGTATCGGGGTGCTCAGGCTCAAGGGAGAATGGGATGTAattaaagtttgtgtgtgtgtgtaaatgcagacGTCCCAATACGTTTGGCAAAAGGTATTGGGTGCTTAGTTTGTTTCTACTCTCCAagatacatttacggcatttatcagacgccctcatccagagcaacttagggttaagtgtcttgctcagggacacaatgttaggaagtgggatttgcacctgggtcttctggttcataggcgagtgtgttacccactaggctactaccaccttcaaGAAACTGATAACTGTTTAGTGGACATGCCCCAAGTGCTATATACATTGCTATGAAATTGTGCCTCTAAAGGTCATCCCACAACCCCTTTGTGGATAAGATTAGACACCCTTGCTCTAGGGGGTTTAATAGTTTATGGcatgaatttgtgttttttttcacgtACCGCATCACAAATGACCTGCAGATGCAGTGACTCCACTTTCTGTGTCATCTCTCTGTGTCTAAGCCGATACCATCCATCAAAATTCACCGACCTGAAGAAGCGCCTGCACACAATTGCCACACAACATTAAGTGTTTTGCTGTAAGTAATAATTGGTAAAGTACTCAATCTGAATCTTTAATATCATACTAAGGGTCTCAGAGAGGTGTTTTAccacagttttgtttttataaatCCTGAACTGGACATTACAGGAACACCACAAAGAGCTTAAAGTTTGTATATCCTGTTAAGCAACAAAAATTTTAATTAGGAATTTTACCCCATaaatttgtgaaaatgtttagGTCATCAGGGGTCCTTAGGTGAAATATGTAGTACTTCATATTAAACAAGGGCATTccatttaaattgtatatttgCTTGCTTTTGTGATTTCATAGAAAAAGTTACACAcattaatccaaaaaaaaaccaaaaaaaaaaaaaaaaaaaaaactgcttcttCCCTTCCACCCACTAGTACATATTTAAGCACagttaaaatatgtaaaacataTACGACATGGTCATATCTTCAAATAAATATGCACTGATCTAACCATAGGAATAAATCCTTCAGACTGTAAAAATGAAGGTTGGAAATTGCAAGTGAACCCCGAGTGAACAACTTTTTTCAAAGCTCATTGGGAGCTTTCAATTCAATGTTCAGAGGTGTGGCCTAGAACTACTTTTATAAAACACAACGAGAAGTTTGAGTTTGAGCTTTTTACAAGATGCAGTAATCAAGAACTGTTAATTTACATAAGACTAGAAAGTCACCAAGACCTTAGGCAGTATGAGGTAAGTTTTATTGTACCTACTCTGCCTAGAAATGGGCATCCTTTCCTAAAATGACCCTAAGAGCATAACACAAAGTCAATGCGTGACAGCAAACAAACTTAGGTGACTTAGAACAtcttattactttttttttttacaaccaaGTCATGCAGAACACCAGCCGATTCCAAGCGGGTTCGCATAGTTTTTACTTTCAATGTGCAAACATTACCACTGCTATGTATTTCAACCAAATATGTTTTGACTGCTGTGCACACCCCCATCTCAAATACCCCCTAATAAAAGCGAATATAACTGCTGACATTCTCCTTTTGTTACTGATTTGTATATTTTTCCTCACTTAATAAGCAACTTGTGgagtatatatgtgtgtgactTACCTGTATAAGCCGAGCCAATCACCTTTCAACACTGAGGTCAGCTGAGGACCTGCATGCTCCAGGGTGGCAATGAACTCCTCCTGGTTAAACGGGCTGATAGGAGGAGGTGTCTGCATAAAGGGTAAACCCACGCCCCATGAAATTACCATAACTCCATGTTTCAAATAGAATTACATTCATTCACTATTaactgaaagaaataaaaaaaactcaccttcCATGGGCTAATAGAACGCTGCAGAGGCATGAGACTCACCAAGTAACGCTCCTGTGTAACAAACGCAGCCTAAGCTTAATAACCACACTCATTTTTTTTCGCTTACAACAGTAAAGCCTCGTGTGAAACACACCAGTGGGATAATGAAGCTCTGGGTCAGCTCTAACAGATATCGCCTCAAGATGGCACTCTGCACCTCAGAGGGCCGCTTCCGCTGAATTCCCTGAGAGGAACAGACAGCGCTTCCATGAGAAGAACATGGAACGCTTGGGGCAAAACATGTTGTCTGGTGTGCTGAGGTGCTCTGGTGGCACTCAAGTAGACTTAGTTGTAGCCTATGGCATACTGTTCGAGCACCTACCTTTAGCAAGCGTCTGACCAGAGCTTTATCTTTGTGCAGAAATGTCTTGTAGGCTGTGTAGACACCTGAGAATACACTCAAACCTCATTCTTAAGGAACACATATTCAtgaggcaaaacacacacacacacacactcgtacacTTTTCCTAGGCACTGATGCAAGTGCTAGGCCAGTGAGAACCAGCTAGAACCTTTAGTGGCCAGTGGACTACACAAAGCACCAATGGCGAAACACATTTATCCCTTCAGTAGGCCACACAACCCGTATGCATTTTGGTTTCTAAAGCTGCCTTGTTTACATTGACCACCTCTCATAAAGTTCAAAACCAGTATTGTGTTTGTGCCGGTTTGGGGACAATATCTTGTGGAAGAATGTGGCACAACATCATATCAGCACTAGTGCAGTGGAAAAAGGGGCAACAGCCATCGTGGttagctgtttttttgttgtttttttaccgGGTTTGGCATCTAAAGTCTTCAGTTTGGCcagtttcttcattttcagcTGTTTGGGCAAATCCACTGAAACCAGAAGAAACGTCATTAAATTACTGTTTGTACAAAGTACAAATTTGACATGGATTCTTTAGTCCAAGGGCATATTCGATTTTTCATCATTCTAAAAGGACAAGGTGATCAATCAAGATGCAATTTCATTATGCATATCCATATCATTATGCACTGATAACAAAGATATCTCATTAATTACTCTATGAATTAGCCAGCATATTTAACATTCATTAACCAGAAAAAGCAACACCTCCATCCGGTAATGGAGATTTAATGAAAATGCAGAGATCGGTTGGTCTGGTTGATCCTGAAACTGATTTCACCAGCTGCAACATTAAAACTTCCTCCAACAAACCTCTCAAGATATTAGCAGCAGACCCTGTGAGCGAGGTTGGATGAGGTTCGCGTTTCAAGAACATCCTACCAGTGCTCCATCAGGTCTGGAGATTTTGGAATTAATACTTTCAACTAGAACGTTGTTATGATCTGCTTGTCGCTCGGAACATTACACTTGCCCTTTTCCTGCTGCCAGTACAACTGTTTCCTTATTATTAAATTGCTTCCTTATATATCCTGTCATGACAGATGTCGTAGTTGAAAGTATTTAACTACTCACTTCACATGTTTGAATGATGtaaattaatattgttattgGACAAAAGCACTCACCTGACATCTTCAGCTCTCCTAACCGAATTACATGAGGCCAGCACTGAAATGTCTTCAGGAAGAAGGGGTTGGTCACACCAAGAATCACACTTGGTCTGCAGATAAACAATAAATGCACATCCTCAAAATCAACTTTGCCACACCGTGTGTGGCTGTGCGTTCGGTGTGTATTTGGTGAGTACTCACGGTGCCTGTGTTCTGGTAGTGTACTCTTTAAACTCGCTGTCATGGATGGTGAAGTACGGACGGAAATCACAGCAGTATTTGAGAGGAGCGACAGAGCTAGAAGAGATGGAATGCGTGACGTGGGTCATACTGCCGCACTGATTCCTGCAAACTGACACACGTACCTCACAAGGGCCAATACGGTCTCTGAGCAAACAGCTGGCGAGGGTGCCATGACAACCACAGGTTCACCGAGCAACATCAGTTCCCAGAGCATCTGCACATGAACCAACATGGACTGGAAACACCTGAgatgaggtcaaaggtcatgaaCATGTCAACAGTAATGCTGTAACAATACTGTAATAGTAAAGCAATGcggcaatataaaaaaaaaaacaattgatgAATGTCAGGATTGAGTAAAGTATGCCAAGTACTTACTGAAAAAAATCCTGTTCATGACACGATGGAAGCACCAGGGGAGCTGGACGTAAACTCTGATAAACCAAGATAATCACACTAAAgaccacacaaatacacacaactaGACAGTAATGGAGATATTAGGCTCCACACAGTGACGTTAGCCAGTTCTAATTACATGAAAAACATGTAATTTATCCAAAAAATGTGGCATATATAAAACTGTTCATAACCATATAACATATTTATAGTTTTGTATATTATCATAaagtacattttgaaataattttttgcatAGCAATTGAATTTAAAAGCCAGCTTATAACCTGTCCGGTATGCAATTTTGAGCAGTCGTACATTTTAAAAGAACTTTAAGGAAAAGTTTTCAAATAAACTTGGTGGGAGCCCATGAGTAAAAATAACGTAAAATCTCCCCAACATCGATGGCATGTTCTACTCTCATCACACGGAGTGCTACACCCAGCACTATCCACGCTCACATTTGCATCAAGCCTTGTTTTCTCTTGTTGTGACCACACAGCTACATAGGAGGACAATCGATGATtacaatttttgttttgtcacgtAAAAGGTTTTCACCGCCCTGGGAGAGGAAAACTGTTTCCCTTTAACAATCTGCTCACCTCTTCAGGGTTAAGCTGGACTGGACTGCCTCCCAGTTTGTCATCCTTTGATGGAATCCTCacctgaacacaaaaaaaaaggataaagtCAAAGAAAGGTCAAGCAGCTTCAACAACAAACAAGACCTCTGTGAGTATGTAATGcatgtctatggtgctgattctaTGGTGTTAATAACAACTATTTTTGCAAAAAATCCCTATGGAATTTCCTAGGGCTGCCCACCCCTGaatttatttcttaattaaaaGGTCAGATACAGCAGATTCTCCAGCCGATCTGCTGCTTGGTACGGTGATATTGATTGAGCATGGCTATACAATGTTATTATAAAATGACTTTCATACACAGAGCAAGCTCTGCAAGTTACCTAGTGCAAACGCCAGCCAGCCAGTCAGGTTATGCAGACTTGGCAATATTCTAACCACTTCCAAAGGGCCGAGGAGACAAGGCCAGTTCAACAACTGAGCTCTTCACTTAACATGTGCGTTGCAGTCAGACTGCAGGTCACACTGACagaaaacatatacacacacacactctctcaatacatttacacattacACTAAGAAAGAAACCTAAAGTATTGTTAAAAGAAATAGCAAAACTCACCTTAATGACTTCACCCATACATGGTAGGAGGAGTGTGTGTCCTGGTGTGGGAGTTGGCCACTTGTCTATCTCATGGCAAACTGACAGACACATATAATTTAGTTATTAACAGGCTCACGTGACAGTTCATATTCAGGCCACTTCATTTCTACACCACATTTAGCAGGTGCTGGAAGGAAAATTGCTAAAATTACCCAACAAATCTCTTCCCCCTTCACTATCATGAAGAGGGTGTAAAAGTCTATACTGGTTCTCAAAAAATTGATTGTACGGCTGCAATATTGCGTGCGTTTGGGTCCTTTCCCTCACCTTCCTCCAGACAGGGCTCCAGCTTGAAATATTCGGGGGCAATGACCTGCAGGACCGACTGAAACAGCCGAACAAGGGGCAACCTGGAGACCAGCACTACAGACTGGAAAGAGGGAGACATTAAGAGTTTTCATCcaattaaacatgcaaa
The Denticeps clupeoides chromosome 15, fDenClu1.1, whole genome shotgun sequence DNA segment above includes these coding regions:
- the dennd6b gene encoding protein DENND6B isoform X1; translated protein: MDPLCRADSRRGPSEEGSEPPWARFSAWLECVCVVTFDLELGQALEAVYPQDVKLTEKEKSSICYLSFPDSYSGALGDTQFSFRLRQSVGRGPRGVWFEDSDAYNRDAPVTMQKDQSHLYGYVYFRQVKDDTVKRGYFQKSVVLVSRLPLVRLFQSVLQVIAPEYFKLEPCLEEVCHEIDKWPTPTPGHTLLLPCMGEVIKVRIPSKDDKLGGSPVQLNPEESLRPAPLVLPSCHEQDFFQCFQSMLVHVQMLWELMLLGEPVVVMAPSPAVCSETVLALVSSVAPLKYCCDFRPYFTIHDSEFKEYTTRTQAPPSVILGVTNPFFLKTFQCWPHVIRLGELKMSVDLPKQLKMKKLAKLKTLDAKPGVYTAYKTFLHKDKALVRRLLKVGARTVCHRLQLSLLECHQSTSAHQTTCFAPSVPCSSHGSAVCSSQGIQRKRPSEVQSAILRRYLLELTQSFIIPLERYLVSLMPLQRSISPWKTPPPISPFNQEEFIATLEHAGPQLTSVLKGDWLGLYRRFFRSVNFDGWYRLRHREMTQKVESLHLQVICDADLLSWTRDKSEVEIVDLILKLREKLIQARRHQLGMRAELLEKLELSIQSIISSLPQDLQALLHRD
- the dennd6b gene encoding protein DENND6B isoform X2 produces the protein MDPLCRADSRRGPSEEGSEPPWARFSAWLECVCVVTFDLELGQALEAVYPQDVKLTEKEKSSICYLSFPDSYSGALGDTQFSFRLRQSVGRGPRGVWFEDSDAYNRDAPVTMQKDQSHLYGYVYFRQVKDDTVKRGYFQKSVVLVSRLPLVRLFQSVLQVIAPEYFKLEPCLEEVCHEIDKWPTPTPGHTLLLPCMGEVIKVRIPSKDDKLGGSPVQLNPEESLRPAPLVLPSCHEQDFFQCFQSMLVHVQMLWELMLLGEPVVVMAPSPAVCSETVLALVSSVAPLKYCCDFRPYFTIHDSEFKEYTTRTQAPPSVILGVTNPFFLKTFQCWPHVIRLGELKMSVDLPKQLKMKKLAKLKTLDAKPGVYTAYKTFLHKDKALVRRLLKGIQRKRPSEVQSAILRRYLLELTQSFIIPLERYLVSLMPLQRSISPWKTPPPISPFNQEEFIATLEHAGPQLTSVLKGDWLGLYRRFFRSVNFDGWYRLRHREMTQKVESLHLQVICDADLLSWTRDKSEVEIVDLILKLREKLIQARRHQLGMRAELLEKLELSIQSIISSLPQDLQALLHRD